A genomic stretch from Hoplias malabaricus isolate fHopMal1 chromosome 4, fHopMal1.hap1, whole genome shotgun sequence includes:
- the snupn gene encoding snurportin-1 has translation MDALTQALSSSFSVSGEANSTSAPHPRLAQYKSRYSVLEQSERRRRYLEQQKEKRLNYVNHARRLADGDWTGVDSDEEEEKTQKIQQQDEAVDEGMEIENKKLPKHYANQLMLSEWLVDVPADLSSDWFLVVCPVGKRSLVVASKGSTASYTKSGYCVNRFPSLLPGGNRHNSAMGKDYTILDCIYSEVDRTYYILDVMCWRGHPVYDCPTEFRFYWLQSKVEEDEGLSEIGKRNPFRFVSLKYTTCSTESIQKALAHDYSFSVDGLLFYHRETHYTPGSTPLVGWLRPYMVADILGIEVPHCPLTAKPDYASHQMQQILEHKKTSTDVRPAEENGRYELEHLSTPENQTPTSNQREGMEI, from the exons ATGGATGCCTTGACTCAGGCTCTTTCATCCAGTTTCTCAGTATCTGGAGAGGCCAACAGCACATCTGCTCCCCATCCCCGTCTTGCCCAGTACAAGAGCAGATACAGTGTCCTGGAGCAGAGTGAACGGCGACGGAGATACCTTGAGCAACAGAAAGa AAAAAGGCTGAACTATGTGAATCACGCCCGCCGTTTGGCAGATGGGGACTGGACGGGggtggacagtgatgaagaGGAAGAGAAGACACAGAAAATCCAGCAGCAGGATGAGGCAGTGGACGAAGGAATGGAGATTGAGAATAAAAAATTGCCAAAGCACTACGCCAACCAG CTGATGTTGTCAGAGTGGCTGGTGGATGTGCCTGCGGATCTTAGCAGCGATTGGTTTCTGGTGGTCTGTCCTGTGGGCAAGCGGTCTCTTGTTGTTGCTTCTAAG GGTTCTACTGCATCTTACACTAAAAGTGGATACTGTGTGAACCGTTTTCCATCTTTGCTACCTGGAGGGAACAGACACAATTCTGCAATGGGGAAAG ATTACACTATCCTAGACTGCATTTATAGTGAAGTGGATAGAACCTACTACATCCTGGATGTGATGTGCTGGAGGGGGCATCCTGTGTATGACTGTCCA ACAGAGTTTAGGTTTTATTGGTTGCAGTCAAAGGTTGAAGAGGATGAAGGACTATCAGAGATTGGCAAACGAAACCCT ttTCGTTTTGTGAGCCTGAAATACACAACCTGTTCAACAGAGTCTATACAAAAGGCCCTGGCACATGACTATAGCTTCAGT GTTGATGGCCTACTTTTCTACCACCGTGAGACTCATTACACCCCTGGCAGCACCCCTCTGGTGGGTTGGCTTAGGCCCTACATGGTGGCAGACATCCTAGGCATAGAGGTGCCACACTGCCCTCTTACCGCAAAGCCGGATTATGCAAGTCACCAAATGCAGCAGATTCTGGAACACAAAAAGACTTCTACTGACGTTCGGCCTGCAGAGGAGAATGGCAGATACGAGCTGGAGCATCTCTCCACACCAGAGAACCAGACACCAACTAGCAACCAAAGAGAGGGCATGGAAATCTGA
- the snx33 gene encoding sorting nexin-33, which translates to MEEVKMSLKAKALYTFQSENKEEISIQENEELVIFDENSVDGWLRGENSRGERGLFPASYVEIIRPRSNSNLTDCSLSPAGSPGKDSPYFPHSTCYDDDDDDWDDWDDSSTVVEDEDPRRAVGANGHAHQSPYTNPNVHYRAKPHMERQDSISSSRKGSMVGRNLNRFSSFVRSGVEAFVLGDVPMMAKIAESYSIEMGPRGPQWKENPQPFCCSIEDPTKQTKFKGIKTYISYRVTPSHTGRPVYRRYKHFDWLYNRLLHKFTVISVPHLPEKQATGRFEEDFIEKRKRRLILWMDHMTSHPVLSQYEGFEHFLMCGDDKQWKLGKRRAEKDEMVGAHFMLTMHIPNEHQDLQDVEERIDSFKAFAKKMDDSVMQLTHVASELVRKHLGGFRKEFQRLGNAFQSISQAFMLDPPNSSDALNNAISHTGRTYENIGEMFAEQPKYDLFHMLDKLSLYQGLLSNFPDIIHLQKGAFAKVKESQRMSDEGKMDQEEADGIRKRCRTVGFALQAEMNHFHTRREVDFKEMMQAYLRQQIAFYQRVGQQLERTLHMYDNL; encoded by the exons ATGGAAGAAGTCAAAATGTCACTGAAAGCTAAAGCACTTTACACTTTCCAAAGTGAGAACAAGGAAGAGATCAGCATCCAGGAGAATGAGGAGCTGGTGATTTTTGATGAGAACTCAGTGGACGGCTGGCTGCGAGGTGAAAACAGTCGTGGGGAGAGAGGCCTTTTCCCAGCTTCTTATGTGGAGATCATTCGGCCTCGCTCTAACTCCAACCTGACTGACTGCTCCCTCAGCCCTGCCGGCTCACCTGGAAAAGACTCGCCTTACTTTCCCCACTCCACCTGCTACGACGACGATGACGATGACTGGGACGACTGGGATGACAGCTCAACGGTGGTGGAGGATGAAGACCCTCGCAGAGCGGTGGGTGCGAATGGTCACGCTCACCAGAGTCCATACACCAACCCCAATGTGCATTATCGCGCTAAGCCGCACATGGAGCGACAGGACAGCATCTCCAGCTCCAGGAAAGGCAGCATGGTGGGCCGGAACCtcaaccgcttttccagttttGTGCGCTCAGGGGTGGAGGCGTTTGTCCTCGGAGATGTGCCGATGATGGCCAAGATAGCAGAGTCCTACAGCATCGAAATGGGCCCTCGGGGTCCTCAGTGGAAGGAGAATCCTCAACCTTTCTGCTGCTCCATCGAGGACCCCACCAAACAGACCAAGTTCAAAGGCATTAAGACCTATATATCCTACAGGGTCACTCCCAGCCACACTGGCAGGCCTGTGTACCGCCGCTACAAGCATTTTGATTGGCTGTACAACCGCCTGCTGCACAAGTTTACCGTCATATCCGTGCCTCACTTGCCCGAGAAGCAGGCCACCGGGCGCTTTGAGGAAGACTTCATTGAGAAAAGGAAGAGGCGGCTCATCCTGTGGATGGATCACATGACTAGTCACCCTGTCTTGTCTCAGTATGAGGGCTTTGAGCATTTCCTCATGTGTGGAGATGACAAACAGTGGAAGCTGGGCAAGCGGAGAGCAGAGAAGGATGAGATGGTAGGAGCCCACTTCATGCTCACCATGCACATCCCCAACGAGCATCAGGACCTGCAGGATGTAGAGGAGCGCATCGACTCTTTCAAGGCCTTCGCCAAGAAAATGGACGATAGCGTGATGCAGCTCACACACGTGGCCTCTGAACTCGTCCGCAAGCACCTCGGAGGCTTTCGGAAGGAGTTCCAGAGACTAGGGAACGCTTTCCAGTCCATCAGCCAAGCATTCATGCTGGATCCTCCAAACAGCTCGGATGCACTGAACAATGCCATCTCGCACACTGGACGCACATATGAGAACATTGGGGAGATGTTTGCGGAGCAGCCTAAATATGACCTGTTCCACATGCTGGACAAACTTTCGCTGTACCAGGGATTGCTGTCCAACTTTCCAGATATCATTCATTTACAAAAAG GTGCGTTTGCGAAGGTGAAGGAATCTCAGCGGATGAGTGATGAGGGGAAGATGGATCAAGAAGAGGCCGACGGGATTCGGAAGCGCTGCCGGACAGTGGGCTTTGCCCTGCAGGCTGAGATGAATCACTTCCACACCCGCAGAGAAGTGGACTTTAAAGAGATGATGCAGGCCTACCTCCGTCAGCAGATTGCCTTCTACCAACGTGTCGGTCAGCAGCTGGAAAGAACCCTGCACATGTATGACAACCTCTAG